From the genome of Dermochelys coriacea isolate rDerCor1 chromosome 1, rDerCor1.pri.v4, whole genome shotgun sequence:
ccaAAAGTCTTGAGCCGGGCGTCCTTTGTGGGGAGGCTGAAGATGGCCCTGAGAATCTGGATATAGGACATGGCAATAAAAATCACATCCAGACTCATCACCACGAATGCCACAGAGAGGCTGTAGTAACTACTGATGCGGACATCAGCACAGGCCAGCTTCATGACGGCCATGTGCTCACAGTACGAGTGGGGGATAATGTTGGTTCTACAATATGGAAACTGCCTTACCAGGAAGGGATAGGGCAGTATGATAATGATGCCACGCAGCACCACGGCCAGCCCAATCCTGGCCACCATGGGCTTTGTCAGGATAGCGGAATGTCTCAGGGGATCACAGATTGCTACATAGCGATCCAAAGCCATGGCCACGAAGATCCCAGACTCCATCGCTGAGACACAGTGAATGAAgtacatctgggtgaggcagaCACTGAAATCGATCTCcctggaattgaaccagaagatgctcagcattttgggCAGGGTGGACGTGGAGAGGACCAAGTCGCTGACGGCCAACATGCAGAGGAAATAATACATGGGCCCATGGAGACTCGTCTCCCTCTTCACAATCAACAGGATGGTGAAGTTCCCGAAGACGGCAATGGCGTACATGGTGCAGAAGGGGATAGAGATCCAGACATGGGCCGTCTCCAGGCCAGGAATGCCAAGCAGGATGAAGGTGGAGGACTTGGTGAAGTCGGTTgtgttggaatctgacatggagTAGGGGAGAAGGTGTCCTACTCTGAGGCAGAACGGTGTCTCCTGCATGTACCATATATTCACCAGACTTCTGTATGTGCCCAGAGTCAAGGGAGATGGTCACAGTACAAATGCCTAGTGGAGAGACAATGTTAATATGAAATACTACATGTACTGCTGGAGGCTGTTCTCATGGGTGAAGCAGATTGGTCTCtcttcacacactgaaaaatgacattttcattattcaGAGAAATGAATTATGAACAAGTGACCCTACTAATGCCAATTCTGTATTTGATGGCGCTCCATGTGTCAATAATTCTAAATGTCATGGTGTGTGAAATCTTAATAGGCATCAGCAGGAAACACGAGTTTGGATACTGGTTATCCAAGCATTGTTTCTTAATGCAATGAAAGCCAGGCTAGGGAGTCCATGCTGTAGGGAGTTCTCCATTCACCCGGTTGCTCGAAATTTGAGAGTGAAAAAATCCAAACCTTTGCCAAAACATTGCCAGGCAGAAACATCCCGACCAGAACACACCTCAGGGAAAAGACCTGGGTGTCATTGATAGCAGATCAACAAAACACCTGCTTATTCACAGTAgtggcctgtcaaggttccttccccactctgaactgtagggtacaaatatggggacctgcatgtaagaccccctaagcttattcttaccagcttaggttaaaaacttcctcaaggtacaaactttgccttggccttgaaccctatgctTCCACCAcaaagtgtgttaaacaaagaatagggaaagagcccacttggagacatcttccccccaagcccaacaccccctttcctggggaatgcttgataaaaatcctcaccaatttgcataggtcaacacagacccaaacccttggatcttaagaacaatgaaaaagcaatcaggttcataaaaaaagaattttaattaaggaaaaagtaaaagaatcacctctgtaaaatcaggatggtaaataccttacaggatattcagattcaaaacacagagaatccctctaggcaaaaccttaagttccaaaaagacacaaaaacaggaatatacactcCATTCAGCACagacattaaacaaaagaaaatctaacgcatttctagctagattacttactaatttaacagaagttctgaagaacATTCCTGACCTGgttccggcaaaagcatcacacagacagacagaccctttgtttccccctccctccagattggaaagtatcttgtctcctcattggtcattttcataaatgatctggaggatggtgtggattgcactctcagcaaatttgcggatgataccaaactgggaggagtggtagatacgctggaggggagggataggatacagaaggacctagacaaattggaggattgggccaaaagaaatctaatgaggttcaataaggataaatgcagggtcctgcacttaggatggaagaatccaatgcaccgctacagactagggaccgaatggctcggcagcagttctgcggaaaaggacctaggggtgacagtggacgagaagctggatatgagtcagcagtgtgcccttgttgccaagaaggccaatggcattttgggttgtataagtaggggcatagcgagcagatcgagggacgtgatcgttcccctctattcgacactggtgaggcctcatctggagtactgtgtccagttttgggccccacactacaggaaggatgtggataaattggaaagagtacaacgaagggcaacgaaaatgattaggggtctagagcacatgacttatgaggagaggctgagggagctgggattgtttagtctgcagaagagaagaatgaggggggatttgatagctgctttcaactacctgaaagggggtttcaaagaggatggctctagactgttctcaatggtagcagatgacagaacgaggagtaatggtctcaagttgcaatgggggaggtttagattggatattaggaaaaactttttcactaagagggtggtgaaacactggaatgcgttacctagggaggtggtagaatctccttccttagaggtttttaaggtcaggcttgacaaagccctagctgggatgatttaactgggacttggtcctgctttgagcagggggttggactagatgaccttctggggtcccttccaaccctgatattctatgattctatgattttggtcaggtgccagcgaggttatcctagcttcttaaccctttacaggtgaaaggttttgcctctggccaggagggattttatagttctgtaaacagaaaggtggttacccttccctttatatttttccCAGTAGTGGCCAAATAAAAGACAATGTTTAGGTGCTCTGAAAAGTCTaggactgtttagtttagagaagagacaaAGAAGGGAGCAGATGATAGAggagaacaaaataaaagaatGGAACAGATTCAAACATTCAACTGGAGAAACAGAGAACCGTTCCCAACTGTTAATAGCTATCTACAGATACCCTTCAAAAGGGCTAATTCCCCAAAGCTCAGGAAATTAACAGCAAAACAGATTGGGAGGAAAATATTCAACAGAAAAATGGGAATGAAAATTGGGAATTGATCAAGGGTTCTGCACAGATGCAATAAACTTCAATTTCTCTGAGGCATTTGATTTAGTAGGGAAAAACATTCAGGTGAACACTCTACAATATCATTAGAGCACATGTAAAATGTACTAAAAACTGGCTAAGTGACGGATCTCAGAATGCTATTGTCAAGGGGCCAGTGTCAGCAAATGGGGTTGTTCCcaatggggttctgcagggatcagttctaggcctgatgctattcaataTTGTCATCAAGGATCTGGAAGCAAATAGCAAATCACTGcagataaaatttgtggatgacctGAAAATTGGCAGAGTGGTTATAATACAGTCACATGCAAAGTGATCCTCTTGGAACAGGCAATGCAGGTCCGACCCACAGACTAGGGCACTGTATTATGGACGCTGGGAccctgaaaaggatctaggggtcacTGTGGAAGCCCAACTCattgtgagctcccagtgtgatgctgtggccaaaagggctgatgtgatccttggatgcagaAACAGGGGAGTAGTGAGTTGAAGCAGTGTAAGGATTTTACCTCTGCACAGGGCATTGGTGAAAGCGACTGTGTCCCATTCTGGGGTCCGCATTTCAAAAAGgaagttgaaaaattggagagggtgcagaaaagagccacaagaatgattggAGGATGGAGAAAATGCcagacagtgagagacttaaagggCATCAGATATTTAACTTATCAAAAAGACGATCAAGCAGAGACTTTTATGGGGTGAAAAACATTGGTaaagcagagaaaggcagagcaaGACCCAATGGTTAGAAGCTGAAGGCAGACAAATTCCAGCTGGAAATCAGGGCCAAATGTTTGGcactgagggtgattaaccattgaaacaaactgtGAAGGGTAGTGGTGGATTCTACAACTCCCCATGtcttcagatccagactggacacttttctagaagatctgcttgAGGGCTTCTCtatacttaaaacactacagcaatGCTACCTTAGCATTTCAATCTAGACACGACTCACACTGACAGCTggggttctcctgtcagtgtaggtgaTCCACCTCCCCGAAAGGTGGTAGCAAGGTTGATGGAAGAACTCTTCCGTTGACCTCCTACTGTCTATACCAGGGTTAGGTTGATACAGCACATCCTTCAGGAGTGTGGATTATTTTGCTCTTGCAAAGAAAGCAAATGCATTTTTGGGTGGCATTAACGGAGACATAGCATGCAAGACATGGTAGGTGATACTAAaactctactcagtgctggttaggcaTCAGTTGAAGCACTGTGTCGAGTTTGGATCACCAGTGATTaggaaggatgtagagaaacttgAAATGACCAGAGACAGgtgacaaaaatgatgaaagggaTAGAATTCAAGCCATATGAGCAAGGGCTGAAGGAACTggctatgtttagtttggaaaagaggagattgagtgggacatggcagcagtcttcaaatacttgaaaggctgccataaaaaagacgGAGAAAAGTTGTTCCCTCTtgcacagaggacaggacaagaggcaatgggttcaaactacctcatagcagatttaaattaaatgccAGGATAAACTGCCTAAATGTAGGAACaggaggacaatggaacagacgcctAGGGAAGTCATGGAGGCTCCTTTACTGCAGGTTTTCTAAAGGAGGCTGGAGAGTCATCTGTCCTGGATggcttagacacaacaaatcctgaatcttcgaagcaggttagacaagctaacccttgcagtcccttctcaTCCTGTGGCTCTATGAATCTAGGATGTAGAATCCTAGTGTAGAACATgccttagtcaaacacaagtctttgggctcaatacaggggtaactgggtgaaatttagtgGCCTCTGTTATATAgaagatcagactggatgatctaatggtcttttCTGACCATAaaccctatgaatctatgaataaagaaAGTAGGTCAGGCATTTATATTTACTCTGTCTCACAACACCCGAACAAGGGAACATTCAATAACATCGAAAGTCTGAATGTATAACACTGATGAAAGAAAACT
Proteins encoded in this window:
- the LOC119849836 gene encoding olfactory receptor 52M1-like, with the protein product MQETPFCLRVGHLLPYSMSDSNTTDFTKSSTFILLGIPGLETAHVWISIPFCTMYAIAVFGNFTILLIVKRETSLHGPMYYFLCMLAVSDLVLSTSTLPKMLSIFWFNSREIDFSVCLTQMYFIHCVSAMESGIFVAMALDRYVAICDPLRHSAILTKPMVARIGLAVVLRGIIIILPYPFLVRQFPYCRTNIIPHSYCEHMAVMKLACADVRISSYYSLSVAFVVMSLDVIFIAMSYIQILRAIFSLPTKDARLKTFGTCSSHLFVILASYIPIIFSFLMHRFGNNVALHFHVLIANVNLLVPPMLHPIIYGVRTKQIQDSLLWLLTHKGM